A window of Sphingobacterium sp. SRCM116780 contains these coding sequences:
- a CDS encoding rhomboid family intramembrane serine protease, with protein MNSANPLSNLTTVTKNLLIINIVCFVGSMIFTNSTRLFGVFYPDSPFFKIWQVITYMFMHGGITHIFFNMFSLVMFGPIVEQVLGAKRFLNFYLLTGIGALVLQFGVQAFEVYQIAGTIHPGSSLQFDMIAGTVSTNNPSISQSGFDTLVSIYNTPLVGASGAIFGLLLAFAYLFPNLKLALLFIPVPIKAKYFIPIMILIEIYLGFSNSGDSVAHLAHVGGALFGYLLLKAWGIKKGIY; from the coding sequence ATGAATAGCGCTAATCCTTTATCAAACTTAACTACAGTAACGAAAAACTTATTGATAATCAATATTGTTTGTTTTGTAGGTTCGATGATATTTACAAACTCAACAAGACTTTTTGGAGTGTTCTATCCTGATTCTCCATTTTTCAAAATTTGGCAGGTCATCACCTATATGTTTATGCATGGAGGAATCACGCACATATTTTTCAATATGTTTTCTTTAGTGATGTTTGGTCCTATCGTTGAACAAGTATTGGGTGCTAAGCGTTTTCTGAATTTCTATTTATTAACTGGAATTGGAGCATTAGTTCTTCAATTTGGTGTTCAGGCATTTGAAGTATATCAAATAGCAGGAACAATACATCCAGGCAGCAGTTTGCAATTCGATATGATTGCTGGAACGGTTTCTACAAATAACCCAAGTATATCGCAATCCGGATTTGATACACTTGTTTCCATTTATAATACACCTTTAGTCGGTGCCTCGGGTGCTATTTTTGGATTATTGTTAGCTTTTGCTTATCTATTCCCTAATTTAAAATTAGCCTTATTATTTATTCCTGTTCCTATAAAAGCTAAATATTTTATTCCAATCATGATCCTGATTGAAATATATTTAGGGTTCTCAAACTCCGGAGATTCAGTTGCGCACTTAGCACATGTGGGGGGGGCTTTGTTTGGTTATCTATTGTTGAAAGCTTGGGGTATTAAAAAAGGAATATATTAA